A genome region from Clostridium sp. JN-9 includes the following:
- a CDS encoding pyrimidine-nucleoside phosphorylase, translated as MRMYDIIMKKRNGLELSTEEINFFIENYTKGNIPDYQASALTMAIYFKKMNRRETADLTMAMVKSGDVLDLSKIEGIKVDKHSTGGVGDTTTLVLGPMVAALGIPVAKMSGRGLGHTGGTIDKLESFKGFSVEMTEDKFIENVNNIKLAVAGQTGDLAPADKKLYALRDVTATVDNVSLIASSIMSKKIAAGADCIVLDVKVGDGAFMKTPEAARELADEMVSIGKSVGRNTIAVISDMDQPLGFAIGNALEVKEAINTLKGKGPKDLLELCLTLGSNMVVLAKKAGNIEEAREMLLDVIENGKALKKLKEFVAAQGGDTSCIENTELLPKAKYVIPVVCLKDGLISKIHAQNIGLIAMELGAGRATKDSKIDLAVGMVLNKKRGDKVSKGDILAYVYANDKDKGNKAVNDINANYEVTDSYKEDKKLIYDVIR; from the coding sequence ATGAGAATGTATGATATTATAATGAAAAAAAGAAATGGATTAGAGTTGTCAACTGAAGAAATTAATTTTTTTATTGAAAACTATACAAAGGGAAACATTCCTGATTATCAGGCATCTGCATTAACCATGGCTATATATTTTAAAAAAATGAATAGAAGGGAAACTGCAGATTTAACTATGGCTATGGTTAAATCAGGCGATGTTTTGGATCTGTCAAAAATTGAAGGAATAAAAGTTGACAAGCACAGCACGGGAGGAGTTGGAGATACTACAACATTAGTACTTGGACCAATGGTAGCAGCTTTAGGAATACCCGTTGCAAAGATGTCAGGAAGAGGACTTGGACATACTGGAGGAACAATAGATAAATTAGAATCTTTTAAAGGATTTTCAGTGGAAATGACTGAAGATAAATTTATTGAAAATGTAAATAATATTAAGCTGGCAGTTGCAGGACAAACAGGTGATCTGGCTCCCGCAGATAAAAAGCTATATGCACTAAGGGATGTAACTGCCACGGTAGATAATGTTTCTTTAATAGCTTCCAGCATAATGAGTAAAAAAATTGCCGCAGGAGCAGACTGCATTGTACTGGATGTAAAAGTTGGAGATGGAGCTTTTATGAAAACTCCAGAGGCAGCAAGAGAATTAGCTGATGAAATGGTGAGTATAGGAAAAAGCGTAGGAAGAAATACTATTGCTGTAATTTCAGATATGGATCAGCCCCTTGGATTTGCCATAGGAAATGCTTTAGAGGTAAAGGAAGCAATTAATACCTTAAAAGGCAAGGGACCTAAGGATTTACTTGAACTATGCCTTACTTTAGGAAGCAATATGGTAGTGTTGGCAAAGAAAGCAGGAAATATTGAAGAAGCAAGAGAAATGCTTTTAGATGTTATAGAAAACGGAAAGGCTTTGAAGAAACTAAAAGAATTTGTAGCTGCTCAGGGAGGAGATACAAGCTGTATAGAAAACACAGAGCTGCTTCCTAAGGCAAAATATGTTATTCCCGTAGTATGCCTTAAAGATGGACTTATATCAAAAATCCATGCTCAAAATATAGGACTTATAGCAATGGAGCTTGGAGCAGGAAGAGCAACAAAGGACAGTAAAATAGACCTGGCAGTAGGCATGGTCTTAAATAAAAAAAGAGGAGATAAAGTTTCTAAAGGTGATATATTAGCTTATGTATATGCTAATGATAAGGATAAAGGAAACAAGGCAGTAAATGACATAAATGCAAATTATGAAGTAACTGATTCATATAAAGAAGATAAAAAACTTATATATGATGTGATAAGATAA
- a CDS encoding D-alanyl-D-alanine carboxypeptidase family protein, producing MNKLIKKIISVSCLTLFLTPLICTNNFAGAEGENSGINVDAKSAILMEPVSGKIIYEKGSHEKLAPASVTKIMTMLLTMEAIDSGKIKLSDKVTASENAKKMGGSTMLLDTGEVRTVEELLKGIAIASGNDAAVAMAEYLAGSEESFVVKMNERAASLGMKDTTFKNCTGLPIQGHLTSAYDITLMSRELLKHPKILKYSGTYMETISEGRKTPIGLVNHNKLVRFFKGCDGLKTGFTEEAKYCISSTAVRDNVRMLAVIMGAPTYKVRNRDASMLMNYGFSKYEAKNVIKKDSTLDKIQLTGKSEKFIYAKACDDLNIVVEKGRDNKITQKYIILEPKTKKGYKKNDVVGYCEVYVDGELRGKADIYTDRDFKNGGVFDYLKNNFKNAFDKAI from the coding sequence ATGAATAAGTTAATTAAAAAAATTATTTCAGTTAGCTGTTTAACATTATTTTTAACGCCATTGATTTGCACCAATAATTTTGCAGGAGCAGAAGGAGAAAACAGCGGAATAAATGTAGATGCAAAATCCGCAATACTTATGGAACCTGTAAGCGGTAAAATAATTTATGAAAAAGGCTCTCATGAAAAATTAGCTCCAGCATCTGTTACAAAAATAATGACTATGCTTTTGACTATGGAAGCTATAGATAGCGGAAAGATAAAACTCTCAGATAAAGTTACAGCAAGTGAAAATGCAAAGAAAATGGGTGGGAGTACTATGCTTTTAGATACTGGAGAAGTTCGTACAGTGGAGGAACTTTTAAAGGGTATAGCAATAGCATCTGGAAATGATGCTGCAGTAGCCATGGCTGAATACCTTGCAGGATCTGAAGAAAGTTTTGTGGTTAAAATGAATGAAAGAGCTGCCAGTCTTGGAATGAAAGATACAACTTTTAAAAACTGCACAGGGCTTCCTATTCAGGGACATTTAACAAGTGCATATGATATAACATTAATGAGCAGAGAATTATTAAAACATCCTAAAATTCTTAAATATTCAGGAACATATATGGAAACTATATCCGAAGGAAGAAAAACACCAATAGGACTAGTGAATCATAATAAACTTGTTAGGTTTTTTAAAGGCTGTGATGGGCTTAAGACAGGGTTCACAGAAGAAGCCAAGTATTGTATTTCATCAACAGCAGTAAGGGATAATGTTAGAATGCTTGCAGTAATTATGGGAGCTCCAACATATAAAGTGAGAAACAGGGATGCAAGTATGCTGATGAATTATGGATTTTCTAAATATGAAGCTAAAAATGTAATTAAAAAGGATTCAACATTGGATAAAATACAGTTAACTGGGAAAAGTGAAAAGTTTATTTATGCCAAGGCTTGTGATGATTTAAATATAGTAGTTGAAAAGGGCAGGGATAATAAAATAACTCAAAAATATATTATACTTGAGCCAAAGACTAAAAAAGGATACAAAAAAAATGATGTGGTTGGATATTGCGAAGTTTATGTTGATGGAGAATTAAGGGGAAAAGCTGATATTTATACTGACAGAGATTTTAAAAATGGCGGTGTTTTTGATTATTTGAAAAACAATTTCAAAAATGCTTTTGATAAAGCAATATAA
- a CDS encoding segregation/condensation protein A produces the protein MSLNIKIHNFEGPFDLLLHLIKKNEMDIYNISIYEITDQYLQYLRSMRDLDLEITSEFIVIAATLIEIKSKTLLPKAKNDESAADLEGNDPRKELVQKLLEYKKYKAVSVYFKEKMEENGVTFSKKPEIIVENKKENKLEDILKNVTILKLYYVYNDLMNKYKNRMNDNINIDKGIAIDRYKIEDKMIFIQDRIRTSKNTSFSRIVSGCESKIEVIVSFLALLELIKLKAAKVTQDSSFSEIYIEGADINEEH, from the coding sequence ATGTCATTAAATATAAAAATACATAATTTTGAAGGCCCTTTTGATTTATTACTTCACTTAATAAAGAAAAATGAAATGGATATTTATAATATAAGTATATATGAAATAACAGATCAATATTTACAATATTTAAGGTCAATGAGGGATCTTGACCTTGAAATAACTTCAGAATTTATAGTTATTGCAGCAACGCTTATTGAAATTAAATCAAAAACTCTTCTTCCAAAGGCGAAAAATGATGAGAGTGCTGCGGATCTTGAAGGTAATGATCCAAGAAAAGAGCTTGTTCAAAAACTTCTGGAATATAAAAAGTATAAGGCAGTATCAGTTTATTTTAAGGAGAAGATGGAAGAAAACGGAGTAACCTTCAGTAAAAAACCTGAAATAATTGTGGAAAATAAAAAAGAAAACAAATTAGAGGATATTCTAAAAAATGTAACCATATTGAAATTATATTATGTTTACAATGATTTAATGAATAAATATAAAAATAGGATGAATGATAATATTAACATAGATAAAGGAATAGCAATTGACAGATATAAAATTGAAGATAAGATGATTTTCATTCAGGACAGAATAAGGACATCAAAAAACACAAGCTTTTCCAGGATAGTCAGCGGCTGTGAATCAAAAATAGAAGTAATTGTTTCATTTTTAGCACTGCTGGAATTAATAAAGTTAAAGGCTGCAAAGGTGACACAGGACAGCAGCTTTAGTGAAATTTATATAGAGGGAGCCGACATAAATGAAGAACACTAA
- the scpB gene encoding SMC-Scp complex subunit ScpB, producing MKNTNINQIKIEEPPNKDIYFSIIESLLFASGEPLKIEYISNIIECSIPFTKDLLDCMIKEYSREDRGIKLINVNDTYQLVTKPKNSEYVQKLLKTNVRQSLSQAALETLSIIAYKQPITRIEIDEIRGVKSDRAVLTLAEKNLIKETGRLDVPGRPILYSTTDEFLKFFGLENLNQMPQLETLIDKYSEDEES from the coding sequence ATGAAGAACACTAATATTAATCAAATTAAAATTGAAGAACCACCAAATAAGGATATTTATTTCTCTATTATTGAATCTTTATTATTTGCAAGCGGTGAGCCCCTTAAAATTGAATATATATCAAATATAATTGAATGCAGTATTCCTTTTACAAAAGATTTGCTGGATTGCATGATTAAAGAATATTCACGTGAGGATAGGGGAATAAAATTAATTAATGTTAATGATACATATCAGCTTGTAACCAAACCTAAGAATTCAGAGTATGTACAAAAGCTTTTAAAAACAAATGTGAGACAATCCTTGTCGCAGGCAGCATTAGAAACATTATCTATAATTGCATACAAGCAGCCTATAACTAGAATTGAAATTGATGAGATCAGAGGGGTAAAAAGTGATAGGGCAGTTCTCACACTGGCAGAGAAAAATTTAATAAAGGAAACGGGAAGATTAGATGTACCTGGAAGACCAATTCTTTATTCAACAACAGATGAATTCTTAAAGTTTTTCGGGCTGGAAAATTTAAATCAAATGCCTCAGCTGGAGACTCTAATAGATAAATATAGTGAAGATGAGGAAAGTTAA
- the ytfJ gene encoding GerW family sporulation protein, protein MENSHPIENLMKSTMENIKEMVDVNTIVGDPVESKDGTIIIPLSKVSFGFASGGSEFNGKVNNGNLKYPFGGGSGAGVSVKPVAFLVIKQDAVRVLSVDQDNTYDRIVDSIPQVIDMLKGFFNKDGKNTCKKNNQGKENKSSFGEDTVAIDEDED, encoded by the coding sequence ATGGAAAACAGTCATCCTATAGAAAATCTTATGAAATCAACTATGGAAAACATTAAAGAAATGGTTGATGTTAATACCATTGTTGGAGATCCAGTAGAATCCAAAGATGGTACAATAATTATTCCACTATCTAAGGTATCATTTGGGTTTGCATCTGGTGGAAGTGAATTTAATGGAAAAGTTAACAATGGAAATCTGAAATATCCTTTTGGAGGTGGAAGCGGAGCAGGTGTCAGTGTGAAACCTGTGGCATTTTTAGTAATCAAGCAAGATGCAGTAAGGGTATTATCTGTTGATCAGGACAATACTTATGATAGGATTGTAGACAGTATACCTCAGGTTATTGATATGTTGAAAGGATTTTTTAATAAAGATGGTAAAAATACCTGCAAAAAAAATAATCAAGGGAAAGAAAACAAGTCTTCTTTTGGTGAAGACACAGTTGCCATTGATGAAGATGAGGATTAA
- a CDS encoding DUF2953 domain-containing protein yields MKLFFIFLAFLLLVPFPIKIKFKLINKKFYLFIYSFRIDISKNIKKYNAETIKKKKTFRKTSIIELLHKFDKNPMKPYNYFSINMDYGFEDAAFTGLFYGMIYNTYPWIYKFLSIFLNVKRYNFSVKPHFNKSFFNLEINSIFLLNIVNVICIIILILSVHFSIKKADID; encoded by the coding sequence ATGAAATTATTTTTCATTTTTCTAGCTTTTTTATTACTGGTACCTTTCCCAATTAAAATTAAATTTAAACTTATTAATAAAAAATTTTATTTATTTATATATAGTTTCAGGATAGATATAAGCAAAAATATAAAAAAATATAATGCTGAAACCATAAAAAAGAAGAAAACCTTTAGGAAAACCTCAATAATTGAATTATTACATAAGTTTGATAAAAATCCCATGAAACCATATAACTACTTTTCAATAAACATGGATTACGGCTTTGAAGATGCTGCTTTTACAGGTTTATTTTATGGAATGATTTACAATACCTATCCATGGATATATAAATTTTTATCCATTTTTTTAAATGTAAAAAGGTATAATTTCAGTGTTAAGCCTCATTTTAATAAATCTTTTTTTAATTTAGAAATAAATAGTATATTTCTATTAAATATAGTAAATGTTATTTGTATAATCATTTTAATCCTATCAGTGCACTTTAGCATAAAAAAAGCTGATATTGATTAA
- a CDS encoding D-alanyl-D-alanine carboxypeptidase family protein, with the protein MKIKRASVFIFTMIFIIAGFHTVNADDLNNDKVPYINAKCAIAMDSTTKIPLLEKNSRITVPIASTTKIMTILVALKYGDLDKLIEISDKASGIKGSTVGYRKGERISLKELLYGLMLRSGNDAAIAISEGMCGSVDEFVNLMNEYAVSLGLSNTHFESPHGLDSLNHYSTAYDLAYLTCIAKQYDLFNDIVSSKDVEASEHAFTRSYHNINKILWQLQGANGVKTGFTGGAGRCLVTSVDVKGHDVVIVVLNSTPRWKETTKIYDYVMKNYEYKKVIAKDQKMGEIFTSRGVIKLQSQSDIVLPVKDCDNLRVEIKKPLKIDTTVNKGDNIGKVNVYCNEKLLINSPLIASNTVKVHELNPFKWLKQKVNN; encoded by the coding sequence ATGAAAATAAAAAGAGCCTCAGTCTTTATATTTACAATGATTTTTATAATAGCTGGTTTCCATACTGTAAATGCTGATGATTTAAATAATGATAAAGTTCCATATATTAATGCCAAATGTGCCATTGCTATGGATAGTACAACTAAAATACCTTTATTAGAAAAGAATTCCCGTATCACTGTGCCTATTGCAAGTACCACTAAGATAATGACTATTTTAGTAGCACTGAAATATGGAGATTTAGATAAATTAATTGAAATATCGGATAAAGCATCTGGTATAAAAGGGTCCACAGTAGGTTACAGGAAAGGAGAACGTATATCTTTAAAAGAATTACTATATGGGTTAATGCTGAGATCTGGCAATGATGCAGCTATAGCTATTTCAGAGGGAATGTGCGGCAGTGTGGATGAATTTGTAAACTTAATGAATGAATATGCTGTTTCCCTTGGACTTTCAAATACTCATTTTGAGTCTCCACATGGATTAGACAGCTTAAATCATTATTCCACTGCATATGATCTGGCATACCTTACATGTATTGCAAAGCAATATGATTTATTTAATGATATAGTTTCATCTAAAGATGTAGAGGCATCAGAGCATGCATTTACAAGAAGCTATCATAACATAAATAAAATACTATGGCAGCTTCAGGGAGCCAATGGAGTAAAAACCGGATTTACAGGAGGAGCTGGAAGGTGCCTTGTAACTTCTGTAGATGTAAAAGGTCACGACGTAGTTATAGTAGTTTTGAACAGTACTCCACGCTGGAAGGAAACCACAAAAATTTATGATTATGTAATGAAAAACTATGAATATAAAAAAGTTATTGCAAAAGATCAGAAAATGGGGGAGATATTTACATCAAGGGGTGTTATTAAACTGCAGTCTCAAAGTGATATAGTTTTACCTGTAAAAGACTGTGATAATTTAAGAGTTGAAATAAAAAAGCCTCTAAAAATAGATACAACAGTAAATAAGGGTGATAACATAGGTAAAGTTAATGTTTACTGCAATGAAAAATTATTAATTAATTCTCCTCTAATAGCATCTAATACTGTTAAAGTTCATGAACTCAATCCATTTAAATGGCTTAAACAAAAAGTAAATAATTAA
- a CDS encoding sulfide/dihydroorotate dehydrogenase-like FAD/NAD-binding protein codes for MNYEIRDCIDAGTEYCPCHLAESGDCILCSQLCGKSFCDCVNWKGVCIYQEYFWNGCKAKGERKSFLCRIIKKEIINDSYFMFHISVTHKMAQDLVHPGSYVFLRKEDTVAFYDTPISVMDVDLEENIIKVVIESKGIKTKELLTLNENDKVLLRGPYWNGVLGLKSIYKCRDSNVLLIAIGIGQAPLIPVMKKLYSNGNNIFVILDTVNYNDTFIQEYLNMCSAKVMKVPVLKKGQLTEEFKKLVKENIIKENIKLIHVDAQDIIIYELLENVKNDEVKLTCCNNAKMCCGEGICGTCSVRYKGHVVKRLCKLQTEPEYIFKDRRLI; via the coding sequence ATGAACTATGAAATTAGAGATTGCATTGATGCAGGCACAGAATATTGTCCATGTCATTTAGCTGAGAGCGGGGACTGCATATTATGTTCTCAATTATGCGGTAAAAGCTTCTGCGATTGTGTTAATTGGAAAGGAGTCTGCATCTATCAGGAGTATTTCTGGAATGGCTGCAAGGCAAAGGGTGAAAGAAAGAGCTTTTTATGCAGGATAATCAAAAAAGAAATCATAAATGATTCCTATTTTATGTTTCATATCAGCGTAACACATAAAATGGCTCAGGATTTAGTACATCCGGGAAGTTATGTATTTCTAAGAAAGGAAGATACAGTAGCTTTTTATGATACACCTATTTCTGTTATGGATGTAGATTTGGAAGAAAATATAATTAAGGTTGTCATAGAAAGCAAAGGAATAAAGACAAAAGAGCTTTTAACTTTAAACGAAAATGATAAGGTGTTATTAAGAGGCCCATACTGGAATGGGGTATTGGGACTAAAAAGTATATACAAATGCAGGGACAGTAATGTACTGCTTATTGCAATAGGAATAGGCCAGGCTCCATTAATTCCTGTAATGAAAAAGCTGTATTCTAATGGAAATAATATTTTTGTTATTTTGGATACAGTTAACTATAATGATACTTTTATTCAAGAATATTTAAATATGTGCAGTGCAAAAGTAATGAAGGTACCTGTATTAAAGAAAGGACAACTAACAGAAGAATTTAAAAAATTAGTAAAAGAAAATATCATTAAAGAAAATATTAAACTTATTCATGTAGATGCTCAAGACATAATTATTTATGAACTTTTAGAAAATGTAAAAAATGATGAGGTTAAGTTAACCTGCTGCAATAATGCCAAAATGTGCTGTGGAGAGGGCATATGCGGAACCTGCAGCGTTAGATATAAGGGTCATGTTGTTAAAAGATTATGTAAACTCCAGACAGAACCTGAATATATTTTTAAAGATAGAAGATTAATATAA
- a CDS encoding FAD-dependent oxidoreductase, with protein MKVIVIGGGWAGCSAALSAKKAGAQVSIYEKTDMLLGLGNVGGIMRNNGRYTAAEELLALGGGDLINITDANSTHKNINFPAHEHAWLYNVNRIEPEVRKYIKSKGIEVNFIKRVIDVKKEKNKILGIYLSDGTYIEGDVFIETTGSTGPMGNCLKYGNGCSMCVLRCPSFGPRISLSARAGVDDLQGEREDDVFGAMSGSCKLAKETLSKEIVQELEEKGVVVIKVPAEDVNLDKLKQKVCQQYALKEYAENIILLDTGHAKLMTSYYPLEKLRKIPGLEYVKYVDPYAGGKGNSIRYLSVAPRTNDMKVTGLDNMFCAGEKAGLFVGHTEAMCTGALAGHNAVRSCLGMPLLILPKATAIGDIISYANYMMMTKEGRRNRYTFAGAEYFKRMKRNGLYSIDNEEIKNRIAKLNLTNIMSEQLV; from the coding sequence ATGAAGGTTATTGTAATAGGTGGAGGATGGGCAGGATGCTCCGCAGCTTTATCGGCTAAAAAAGCCGGTGCACAGGTAAGTATTTATGAAAAGACTGATATGCTTCTGGGGCTTGGAAACGTGGGAGGCATAATGAGAAATAATGGGAGATATACAGCTGCTGAGGAACTTTTAGCCTTAGGTGGAGGAGATTTAATAAATATAACTGATGCTAACAGCACACATAAGAATATCAATTTTCCAGCCCATGAACATGCATGGCTTTATAATGTAAATAGAATTGAGCCTGAAGTAAGAAAATACATTAAAAGTAAGGGTATAGAAGTTAACTTTATAAAAAGGGTTATTGATGTAAAAAAGGAAAAAAACAAGATACTTGGTATTTATCTTTCTGATGGAACTTACATTGAAGGTGATGTGTTTATAGAAACCACAGGTTCTACAGGACCCATGGGAAACTGCCTGAAGTATGGAAATGGATGCTCTATGTGCGTTTTAAGATGTCCCTCTTTTGGTCCAAGAATAAGCCTGAGTGCCAGAGCAGGAGTAGATGATCTGCAGGGAGAAAGAGAAGATGATGTTTTTGGAGCTATGAGTGGATCCTGTAAGCTGGCAAAGGAAACATTATCTAAGGAAATAGTTCAGGAATTAGAGGAAAAAGGTGTTGTTGTAATTAAGGTCCCTGCAGAGGATGTTAATTTAGATAAGCTTAAACAAAAAGTATGTCAGCAGTATGCTTTAAAGGAATACGCAGAAAATATAATTCTTCTTGATACCGGCCATGCAAAGCTTATGACATCATATTACCCTTTGGAAAAGTTAAGAAAGATTCCTGGACTTGAATATGTAAAATATGTAGATCCATATGCAGGAGGAAAAGGCAATTCAATAAGATATCTGTCTGTTGCACCAAGAACTAACGATATGAAGGTTACAGGTCTTGACAATATGTTCTGTGCAGGAGAAAAGGCAGGACTCTTTGTTGGGCATACAGAAGCTATGTGTACAGGTGCACTTGCAGGTCACAATGCAGTGAGAAGTTGTCTTGGAATGCCTCTTTTGATTCTGCCAAAAGCTACAGCTATAGGAGATATTATAAGCTATGCTAATTATATGATGATGACTAAGGAAGGCAGGAGAAACAGATATACCTTTGCAGGTGCTGAGTATTTTAAGAGGATGAAGAGAAATGGTTTATATTCTATTGATAATGAGGAGATAAAAAACAGAATAGCAAAGTTAAATTTGACAAATATAATGTCAGAACAGCTTGTTTAA
- a CDS encoding CapA family protein → MGSGKMNTRMSRNRANRKNYMKILSASFILIAVFTLTLIYSYNKALSISKKNNTNYNLPNNETSSNVKKPVTDKIPPKEKKSEPVEILLSAAGDCTIGTDLSFDKSSSLPAVVMNNNNGLSYLFKNALPYFKEDDITIVNLETTFTDSDTPANKQFRFKAPASFASALPLGSIEAVNISNNHIYDYLDKGLSDTLKALKNQNVNYFGEGNAWIKEIKGVKFGFLGYTGWNSSAEIRNKMKKDIENLKNNNCIVIVSFHWGVENSNFPNSTQKELGHFAIDEGADLVIGHHPHVIEGIEKYKNKYICYSLGNFCFGGNVNPSDKDTFIFQIKYTADSGNIIKYEVRAVPFSISSVNYINDYCPTPLTGASKNRVLKRINDYYPNNEFKITDSFQ, encoded by the coding sequence ATGGGTTCTGGAAAAATGAATACTAGAATGTCTCGAAATAGAGCAAACAGGAAAAATTATATGAAAATATTATCTGCTTCTTTCATTCTTATAGCTGTTTTTACATTAACATTAATCTATTCATATAATAAAGCATTAAGTATTTCAAAGAAAAACAACACAAATTATAATTTACCTAATAATGAGACTTCATCAAATGTAAAAAAACCAGTTACTGATAAAATTCCTCCTAAAGAAAAGAAGTCAGAGCCAGTTGAAATTCTACTCAGCGCTGCTGGAGACTGTACTATAGGAACAGACTTATCATTTGATAAAAGCTCGTCACTGCCTGCAGTTGTAATGAATAATAATAATGGTCTTTCTTATCTTTTCAAAAATGCACTGCCATATTTTAAAGAAGATGATATTACAATTGTAAATCTTGAAACCACATTCACTGACTCCGATACTCCTGCTAATAAACAATTCAGATTCAAGGCACCTGCAAGCTTTGCTTCAGCTTTACCCCTTGGCTCTATAGAAGCTGTTAATATTTCAAACAATCATATATATGACTATCTTGATAAAGGTCTTAGTGATACTTTAAAAGCATTAAAAAATCAAAATGTCAATTACTTTGGTGAAGGAAATGCATGGATTAAAGAGATAAAAGGTGTTAAATTTGGATTTCTTGGCTACACAGGCTGGAACAGCAGTGCAGAGATTAGGAATAAAATGAAAAAGGATATTGAAAATTTAAAAAATAATAATTGTATTGTAATAGTAAGTTTCCATTGGGGTGTGGAAAACAGCAATTTCCCAAATTCAACCCAAAAGGAGCTTGGTCACTTTGCTATTGATGAAGGCGCAGATTTAGTTATAGGTCATCATCCCCATGTAATTGAAGGCATTGAAAAGTATAAAAATAAATATATTTGTTACAGCCTTGGGAATTTCTGTTTTGGAGGAAATGTTAACCCTTCTGATAAAGATACATTTATATTTCAGATAAAGTATACTGCTGATTCAGGAAATATTATTAAATATGAAGTAAGAGCTGTACCTTTCAGCATTTCATCTGTAAATTATATTAATGATTACTGCCCCACTCCTTTAACAGGAGCTTCTAAAAATAGAGTTTTAAAAAGGATAAATGATTATTATCCAAATAATGAATTTAAAATTACTGATTCATTCCAATAG